The Cheilinus undulatus linkage group 2, ASM1832078v1, whole genome shotgun sequence genome has a window encoding:
- the rasa2 gene encoding ras GTPase-activating protein 2: MAEEDDARIRILQSLRGKICEAKNLGPVSGPNRQRDLCTFCTISLDQEEVFRTRVFDKSVSPFYGEDFYFEIPRPFQCLSFYVYAKSVFQRDLPVGKVSIRKDELCHYSGKEHWFSLHPVDPNSEVQGKVHLEMKLNEVITENGSIGQHLQVRIIECQGLPLISGQNCDPYATVSLVGPARSDQKKTKVKKKTSNPQFEETFFFEVTRSSSYSKKSHFQVEEEDIEKLEIKVDLWNNENLAQDVFLGETRVPVKILRSDHIHKAWYLLQPKGNGSKSKSDDLGSLRLKLTYIEDTVLPSACYTPLCNLLLKSPDVKPISASAAHILGDICRERYEAVLPMVRLLLHHNRFVPFVSAVAALELDNTQEANTIFRGNSLATRCIDDMMKIVGKNYLAVTLKPVIDEICESNKSCEIDPVKLKEGDNVEVNKENLQGFVQKVFSSITQSSSSCPPLMCDVFRSLRHLACKRFPADPHIQYSAVSSFVFLRFFAVAVLSPHSFQLRQHHPDPEISRTLTLISKTIQTLGSWGSLSKKLSSFKETYMYDFFKSFQEDKCIEKVKKFLDEISSNVSKESSGLEDAVVLKEGEVQKRAQGRKRLGKKNFKKRWLRVTNRELSYHKHKGKDALCIINVKHIQAVEKLDESAFNRKNMFQVVHSEKPLYVQALNCVEASEWLEVLGQVSRCNEGRLSTFHPSNYSGGAWQCCKKQSNNAEGCKPCTATVLANLQLDIDCDRETERIFSLLSSNDTKMQNMEDACASMAVYQGPQREQDDYSKFTIQEPKETFQTLKQLRNVMEELQRQHDIRSDTIAQYGSLDNPIVGKTS, from the exons CCCGTTCTATGGAGAGGACTTCTACTTTGAGATCCCACGCCCGTTCCAGTGTCTGTCCTTCTATGTTTATGCCAAGAGCGTTTTCCAGAGGGACCTTCCTGTCG GTAAGGTGTCCATCAGGAAGGATGAGCTGTGTCATTACAGTGGGAAGGAGCACTGGTTCAGCCTCCATCCAGTCGACCCAAACTCAGAGGTCCAG GGGAAGGTTCACTTGGAGATGAAACTGAATGAAGTGATCACTGAAAACGGCTCCATTGGACAGCACTTACAGGTCCG GATCATCGAGTGCCAGGGTCTGCCTTTGATCAGCGGACAGAACTGTGACCCCTACGCCACCGTGTCACTGGTTGGGCCGGCCAG GTCAGACCAGAAGAAAACTAAAGTAAAGAAGAAAACCAGCAACCCTCAGTTTGAAGAGACCTTCTTCTTTGAG GTCACACGGTCCAGCAGCTACTCCAAAAAGTCTCATTTCCAGGTGGAGGAGGAAGACATCGAAAAACTGGAGATCAA AGTGGATTTGTGGAACAATGAGAACCTGGCTCAAGATGTGTTTCTGGGGGAGACCAGGGTCCCCGTGAAGATCCTACGAAGTGACCACATCCACAAAGCCTG GTATCTCCTCCAGCCCAAAGGGAACGGCAGCAAGTCCAAGTCTGATGATTTGGGATCGTTACGTTTGAAGCTGACCTACATAGAGGACACAGTGCTGCCCTCTGCCTGCTACACACCTCTCTGCAACCTGCTGCTCAAATCCCCAGATGTCAAG CCCATCTCTGCATCAGCAGCACACATCTTAGGGGACATCTGCAGAGAACGGTACGAGGCTGTTTTACCCATGGTCCGACTGCTGCTCCACCACAATCGCTTTGTGCCTTTTGTCTCTGCGGTGGCAGCACTGGAGCTGGACAACACTCA GGAGGCTAACACTATATTCAGAGGAAACTCGCTGGCAACGCGCTGCATCGATGACATGATGAAGATTGTAGGAAAGAATTACTTGGCCGTCACCCTCAAGCCTGTCATAGACGAG ATTTGTGAATCTAACAAATCGTGTGAGATAGACCCTGTTAAACTAAAGGAAGGCGACAATGTGGAAGTGAACAAG gAAAACCTCCAGGGTTTTGTTCAGAAGGTTTTCTCATCCATCACACAGTCCAGCTCCAGCTGTCCTCCTCTAATGTGTGATGTCTTCAGGTCTCTCAGACACCTGGCCTGCAAACGATTCCCAG CTGACCCACACATTCAGTACTCGGCTGTCAGCAGCTTCGTGTTCCTGCGCTTCTTTGCGGTTGCTGTCCTCTCTCCACACTCTTTCCAGCTCCGCCAACATCATCCT GATCCTGAGATTTCACGAACACTCACTCTCATCTCCAAAACCATCCAGACCCTCGGCAGCTGGGGCAGTTTGTCTAAAAAACTG TCCAGTTTCAAGGAAACCTACATGTACGACTTCTTTAAATCATTCCAGGAGGATAAGTGCATTGAGAAAGTTAAAAAG TTTTTAGATGAGATCTCCTCTAATGTCAGCAAAGAGTCCAGTGGGCTGGAGGACGCTGTGGTACTCAAGGAGGG AGAAGTCCAGAAACGAGCCCAGGGGAGGAAACGTCTCGGAAAGAAGAACTTTAAGAAGAGATGGCTGCGAGTGACAAACAGAGAGCTCTCCTACCACAAACATAAAG GGAAAGATGCCCTCTGCATCATCAATGTCAAACATATCCAGGCGGTGGAGAAACTGGATGAAAGTGCCTTTAACCGCAAAAAT ATGTTCCAGGTGGTGCACTCTGAGAAGCCTCTGTACGTGCAGGCGTTAAACTGTGTGGAGGCCAGTGAGTGGTTGGAGGTCCTGGGTCAGGTCAGCCGCTGTAATGAAGGGCGTCTGTCCACCTTTCATCCGTCCAACTACAGCGGAGGAGCCTGGCAGTGCTGCAAGAAGCAGAGCAACAACGCAGAGGGCTGTAAGCCCTGCACTGC CACGGTGCTGGCCAACCTGCAGCTGGACATCGACTGTGACCGGGAAACAGAGAGAATCTTTTCTCTGCTGTCGTCCAACGACACCAAGATGCAGAACATGGAAG ATGCCTGTGCCAGCATGGCGGTGTACCAGGGCCCTCAGCGGGAGCAGGACGATTACTCCAAATTCACCATTCAGGAACCCAAAGAGACCTTTCAGACACTCAAACAGCTCCGAAACGTCATGGAGGAGCTTCAGAGGCAGCACGACATCAGGAGTGACACCATAGCGCAGTACGGGAGCCT gGACAACCCCATTGTCGGGAAAACCTCCTAA